Proteins from a single region of Paramormyrops kingsleyae isolate MSU_618 chromosome 9, PKINGS_0.4, whole genome shotgun sequence:
- the LOC111841687 gene encoding sodium bicarbonate cotransporter 3-like isoform X1: MSDFWDGALSLTARGPRPARGPRPARGHDEEAVIDLGKTSSTLNTNFEKEELESHRAVYVGVHVPLGRQSKRRHRHRGHKHHRKRRERGGSDREDGRESPTYDTPSQRVQFILGTEDDDEEHIPHDLFTELDELSFREGSTYEWRETARWLKFEEDVEDGGERWSKPYVATLSLHSLFELRSCILNGTVMLDMRANTIEEIAEMVIDSMVASAQLDEGLRVKVREAMLKRHHHQSEKKLSNRIPLVRSIADIGKKHSDPHLLERNGEGLSASRLSLLRRASSIILPSPSSTPIPSPQSSPCPPKRLLPPPRSRLEPPEPRPSWGSIPEVVVFPPEEDKEHPPSEEKPPQDIRRVSLLPPSPEGLLASPQSAPGSLENSKLSECRIISGSRENSTVDFSKVDMNFMRKIPPGAEASNVLVGEVDFLERPIIAFIRLAPAILLTGLTEVPVPTRFLFLLLGPFGKGSQYHEIGRSIATLMTDEIFHDVAYKAKDRNDLLSGIDEFLDQVTVLPPGEWDPKIRIEPPKNVPSQEKRKMPPLPNGLVGASEAEKEVEHHTGPELQRTGRVFGGLVRDVKRKTPFYWSDLRDALSLQCLASILFLYCACMSPVITFGGLLGEATKGNISAIESLFGASLTGVAYSLFAGQPLTILGSTGPVLVFEKILFKFCKDYGLSYLPLRTSIGLWTAFLCLLLVATDASSLVCYITRFTEEAFAALICIIFIYEALEKLFQLGEIYPVNMHSHLDNLTFYTCTCSPPVNATAEAVQRWNQSGFTTESVPWSDLDVTTCKEFDGVFVGLACGHHGPYIPDVLFWSVILFFTTFFLSAFLKQFKTKRYFPTRVRSTISDFAVFITIMIMVLLDYLVGIPSPKLRVPDRFEPTSSNRGWLISPLGDNPWWTLLAASIPALLCTILIFMDQQITAVIINRKEHRLKKGCGYHLDLLVVAVMLGVCSIMGLPWFVAATVLSISHVNSLKLESGCSAPGEQPKFLGIREQRVTGFMIFFLMGLSVFMTSVLKFIPMPVLYGVFLYMGVSSLKGIQFFDRIKLFGMPAKHQPDLIYLRYVPLWKVHLFTIIQLTCLILLWVIKVSSAAVVFPMMVLALVFVRKLLDFTCFSKRDLSWLDDLMPENKKKKEDDKKKKKKEEEEEEEESEPMLETDELDSARIRFGEQDVLKLPAKSLKDSSDPSVVNISDEMAKSGVWRAVSFSTDSAKGLKPSASQEKMPVKINIEDETREKTVDAETSL; this comes from the exons ATGTCGGACTTCTGGGACGGAGCGCTAAGCCTGACGGCCAGGGGCCCCCGTCCTGCCAGGGGCCCCCGTCCTGCCAgg GGACATGATGAGGAGGCTGTCATCGACCTGGGGAAGACCAGCTCCACCTTAAACACAAACTTTGAGAAGGAGGAGCTTGAAA gtCACCGAGCCGTGTATGTCGGCGTCCACGTCCCGCTGGGCAGGCAGAGCAAGCGCCGGCACCGACACCGGGGCCACAAGCACCACCGCAAGCGGCGGGAGCGGGGGGGCTCCGACCGCGAGGACGGCCGCGAGTCGCCCACCTACG acacgcCCTCCCAGCGGGTCCAGTTCATCCTGGGCACCGAAGACGACGATGAGGAGCACATTCCACATGACCTCTTCACAGAGCTGGACGAGCTGTCCTTCCGGGAAGGGAGCACCTACGAGTGGAGGGAGACAGCCAG GTGGTTGAAGTTCGAGGAGGATGTGGAGGACGGTGGCGAGCGCTGGAGCAAGCCCTACGTGGCCACGCTGTCACTGCACAGCCTGTTCGAGCTGCGCAGCTGCATCCTCAACGGCACCGTCATGCTCGACATGCGGGCAAACACCATTGAGGAGATCGCAG AAATGGTGATCGACAGCATGGTGGCGTCTGCGCAGCTGGACGAGGGGCTGCGTGTGAAGGTACGGGAAGCCATGCTAAAGCGACATCACCACCAGAGTGAGAAGAAGCTGAGCAATCGCATCCCGCTGGTGCGCTCCATCGCCGACATAGGCAAGAAACACTCCGACCCGCATTTGCTCGAGCGCAACG GGGAGGGCCTCTCCGCCTCTCGTCTTTCCCTGCTGCGCCGAGCTTCTTCCATAATCCTTCCctcccccagctccacccccatcCCATCCCCCCAAAGTAGCCCCTGCCCCCCAAAGCGCCTCCTGCCCCCGCCTCGGTCCCGCTTGGAGCCCCCGGAGCCCCGCCCCAGCTGGGGAAGCATCCCCGAGGTGGTCGTTTTCCCCCCTGAGGAAGACAAAGAGCACCCCCCTTCGGAGGAGAAGCCCCCACAGGACATTCGCCGTGTATCCCTGCTGCCCCCATCACCAGAAG GTCTCCTGGCGTCTCCACAGTCGGCTCCAGGAAGCCTAGAGAACAGCAAACTCAGCGAGTGTCGGATCATCAGTGGCAGTCGGGAGAACAGCACCGTGGACTTCAGCAAG GTGGACATGAACTTCATGAGGAAGATCCCACCAGGCGCCGAGGCCTCCAATGTGCTGGTGGGCGAGGTGGACTTCCTGGAGAGGCCCATCATCGCCTTCATCCGCCTGGCCCCCGCCATTCTCCTCACGGGCCTGACGGAGGTGCCCGTGCCCACCAG GTTCCTCTTCCTGCTTCTCGGCCCATTTGGCAAAGGGTCTCAGTACCATGAAATCGGGAGGTCTATCGCCACGCTGATGACAGATGAG ATTTTCCACGACGTCGCGTACAAGGCCAAAGACCGGAATGACCTCCTGTCCGGCATCGACGAGTTCCTAGACCAGGTAACCGTGTTACCGCCTGGGGAATGGGACCCCAAGATACGGATCGAGCCCCCGAAGAACGTCCCGTCTCAG GAGAAGAGGAAGATGCCCCCCCTGCCGAATGGCTTGGTGGGGGCCTCGGAGGCAGAGAAGGAGGTGGAGCATCATACAGGGCCGGAGCTCCAGCGGACAGGACG GGTCTTCGGCGGCCTGGTGAGGGATGTGAAGCGAAAGACCCCCTTCTATTGGAGCGACCTGCGCGATGCGCTGAGCCTCCAGTGCTTGGCCTCCATCCTCTTCCTCTACTGCGCTTGCATGTCGCCCGTCATCACCTTCGGCGGCCTGCTGGGCGAGGCCACCAAGGGCAACATC AGTGCCATCGAGTCCCTGTTTGGCGCCTCTCTGACAGGTGTCGCCTACTCCCTGTTTGCGGGACAGCCTCTCACTATCCTGGGCAGCACTGGGCCCGTCCTGGTCTTTGAGAAGATCCTCTTCAAGTTCTGCAA GGACTACGGCCTCTCCTACCTGCCCCTGCGCACCAGCATAGGCCTGTGGACGGCCTTCCTGTGCCTGCTTCTGGTTGCCACGGACGCCAGCTCGCTGGTCTGCTACATCACCCGCTTCACGGAGGAAGCCTTCGCCGCTCTCATCTGCATCATCTTCATCTACGAGGCGCTGGAGAAGCTCTTCCAGCTGGGTGAGATCTACCCCGTCAACATGCACAGCCACCTGGACAACCTGACCTTCTACAC GTGCACGTGTTCTCCACCTGTCAATGCCACTGCTGAGGCTGTGCAGCGCTGGAATCAGTCTGGCTTCACGACAGAATCCGTTCCCTGGAGCGATCTGGACGTGACA acatgtaagGAGTTTGACGGCGTGTTTGTCGGCCTGGCCTGTGGACACCATGGACCCTACATCCCAGATGTGCTCTTCTGGTCTGTCATCCTCTTCTTTACCACGTTCTTCCTCTCCGCCTTCCTCAAGCAGTTCAAGACCAAGCGCTACTTCCCCACAAGG GTTCGCTCCACCATCAGTGACTTTGCAGTGTTCATCACCATCATGATAATGGTCCTGCTTGACTACCTTGTGGGCATCCCTTCTCCCAAGCTGCGTGTCCCCGACCGATTTGAG CCCACCTCCAGCAACCGAGGCTGGCTCATCTCCCCGCTGGGGGACAACCCGTGGTGGACGCTGCTGGCGGCTTCCATCCCGGCCCTGCTCTGCACCATCCTCATCTTCATGGACCAGCAGATCACGGCAGTCATAATCAACCGGAAGGAGCACCGGCTCAAG AAGGGCTGCGGGTATCACCTGGATCTGCTGGTGGTGGCAGTGATGCTGGGCGTGTGCTCCATCATGGGCCTGCCGTGGTTCGTGGCCGCCACCGTGCTCTCCATCTCGCACGTCAACAGCCTGAAGCTGGAATCGGGCTGCTCGGCCCCCGGGGAGCAGCCCAAGTTCCTGGGCATCCGCGAGCAGAGGGTCACCGGCTTCATGATCTTCTTCCTCATGGGCCTGTCAGTCTTCATGACCTCTGTGCTCAAG tttatCCCTATGCCTGTTCTCTATGGGGTCTTTCTGTATATGGGGGTGTCATCGCTGAAGGGTATCCAG TTTTTCGACCGGATAAAACTGTTCGGCATGCCGGCGAAGCACCAGCCCGACCTGATCTACCTACGCTACGTGCCGTTATGGAAGGTGCACCTCTTCACCATCATCCAGCTCACCTGCCTCATTCTGCTCTGGGTCATCAAGGTGTCTTCGGCCGCCGTCGTCTTCCCCATGATG GTGCTTGCGCTGGTGTTTGTCCGGAAGCTCTTGGACTTCACCTGCTTCAGCAAGCGGGACCTCAGCTGGCTGGACGACCTCATGCCCGAGaacaagaagaagaaggaggacgacaagaagaagaagaagaaggaggaggaggaagaggaggag GAGTCGGAGCCCATGCTGGAAACAGACGAGCTCGACTCAGCCAGAATCCGCTTCGGGGAGCAGGATGTGCTTAAGCTCCCAGCCAAATCTCTCAAAGACAG CTCTGATCCTTCCGTCGTAAACATTTCTGACGAAATGGCCAAAAGCGGCGTGTGGAGAGCTGTTTCCTTTTCGACTGACAGTGCCAAAGGTCTGAAGCCTAGTGCAAG
- the LOC111841687 gene encoding sodium bicarbonate cotransporter 3-like isoform X2 produces the protein MEEENNEQMSPLLTSGHDEEAVIDLGKTSSTLNTNFEKEELESHRAVYVGVHVPLGRQSKRRHRHRGHKHHRKRRERGGSDREDGRESPTYDTPSQRVQFILGTEDDDEEHIPHDLFTELDELSFREGSTYEWRETARWLKFEEDVEDGGERWSKPYVATLSLHSLFELRSCILNGTVMLDMRANTIEEIAEMVIDSMVASAQLDEGLRVKVREAMLKRHHHQSEKKLSNRIPLVRSIADIGKKHSDPHLLERNGEGLSASRLSLLRRASSIILPSPSSTPIPSPQSSPCPPKRLLPPPRSRLEPPEPRPSWGSIPEVVVFPPEEDKEHPPSEEKPPQDIRRVSLLPPSPEGLLASPQSAPGSLENSKLSECRIISGSRENSTVDFSKVDMNFMRKIPPGAEASNVLVGEVDFLERPIIAFIRLAPAILLTGLTEVPVPTRFLFLLLGPFGKGSQYHEIGRSIATLMTDEIFHDVAYKAKDRNDLLSGIDEFLDQVTVLPPGEWDPKIRIEPPKNVPSQEKRKMPPLPNGLVGASEAEKEVEHHTGPELQRTGRVFGGLVRDVKRKTPFYWSDLRDALSLQCLASILFLYCACMSPVITFGGLLGEATKGNISAIESLFGASLTGVAYSLFAGQPLTILGSTGPVLVFEKILFKFCKDYGLSYLPLRTSIGLWTAFLCLLLVATDASSLVCYITRFTEEAFAALICIIFIYEALEKLFQLGEIYPVNMHSHLDNLTFYTCTCSPPVNATAEAVQRWNQSGFTTESVPWSDLDVTTCKEFDGVFVGLACGHHGPYIPDVLFWSVILFFTTFFLSAFLKQFKTKRYFPTRVRSTISDFAVFITIMIMVLLDYLVGIPSPKLRVPDRFEPTSSNRGWLISPLGDNPWWTLLAASIPALLCTILIFMDQQITAVIINRKEHRLKKGCGYHLDLLVVAVMLGVCSIMGLPWFVAATVLSISHVNSLKLESGCSAPGEQPKFLGIREQRVTGFMIFFLMGLSVFMTSVLKFIPMPVLYGVFLYMGVSSLKGIQFFDRIKLFGMPAKHQPDLIYLRYVPLWKVHLFTIIQLTCLILLWVIKVSSAAVVFPMMVLALVFVRKLLDFTCFSKRDLSWLDDLMPENKKKKEDDKKKKKKEEEEEEEESEPMLETDELDSARIRFGEQDVLKLPAKSLKDSSDPSVVNISDEMAKSGVWRAVSFSTDSAKGLKPSASQEKMPVKINIEDETREKTVDAETSL, from the exons GGACATGATGAGGAGGCTGTCATCGACCTGGGGAAGACCAGCTCCACCTTAAACACAAACTTTGAGAAGGAGGAGCTTGAAA gtCACCGAGCCGTGTATGTCGGCGTCCACGTCCCGCTGGGCAGGCAGAGCAAGCGCCGGCACCGACACCGGGGCCACAAGCACCACCGCAAGCGGCGGGAGCGGGGGGGCTCCGACCGCGAGGACGGCCGCGAGTCGCCCACCTACG acacgcCCTCCCAGCGGGTCCAGTTCATCCTGGGCACCGAAGACGACGATGAGGAGCACATTCCACATGACCTCTTCACAGAGCTGGACGAGCTGTCCTTCCGGGAAGGGAGCACCTACGAGTGGAGGGAGACAGCCAG GTGGTTGAAGTTCGAGGAGGATGTGGAGGACGGTGGCGAGCGCTGGAGCAAGCCCTACGTGGCCACGCTGTCACTGCACAGCCTGTTCGAGCTGCGCAGCTGCATCCTCAACGGCACCGTCATGCTCGACATGCGGGCAAACACCATTGAGGAGATCGCAG AAATGGTGATCGACAGCATGGTGGCGTCTGCGCAGCTGGACGAGGGGCTGCGTGTGAAGGTACGGGAAGCCATGCTAAAGCGACATCACCACCAGAGTGAGAAGAAGCTGAGCAATCGCATCCCGCTGGTGCGCTCCATCGCCGACATAGGCAAGAAACACTCCGACCCGCATTTGCTCGAGCGCAACG GGGAGGGCCTCTCCGCCTCTCGTCTTTCCCTGCTGCGCCGAGCTTCTTCCATAATCCTTCCctcccccagctccacccccatcCCATCCCCCCAAAGTAGCCCCTGCCCCCCAAAGCGCCTCCTGCCCCCGCCTCGGTCCCGCTTGGAGCCCCCGGAGCCCCGCCCCAGCTGGGGAAGCATCCCCGAGGTGGTCGTTTTCCCCCCTGAGGAAGACAAAGAGCACCCCCCTTCGGAGGAGAAGCCCCCACAGGACATTCGCCGTGTATCCCTGCTGCCCCCATCACCAGAAG GTCTCCTGGCGTCTCCACAGTCGGCTCCAGGAAGCCTAGAGAACAGCAAACTCAGCGAGTGTCGGATCATCAGTGGCAGTCGGGAGAACAGCACCGTGGACTTCAGCAAG GTGGACATGAACTTCATGAGGAAGATCCCACCAGGCGCCGAGGCCTCCAATGTGCTGGTGGGCGAGGTGGACTTCCTGGAGAGGCCCATCATCGCCTTCATCCGCCTGGCCCCCGCCATTCTCCTCACGGGCCTGACGGAGGTGCCCGTGCCCACCAG GTTCCTCTTCCTGCTTCTCGGCCCATTTGGCAAAGGGTCTCAGTACCATGAAATCGGGAGGTCTATCGCCACGCTGATGACAGATGAG ATTTTCCACGACGTCGCGTACAAGGCCAAAGACCGGAATGACCTCCTGTCCGGCATCGACGAGTTCCTAGACCAGGTAACCGTGTTACCGCCTGGGGAATGGGACCCCAAGATACGGATCGAGCCCCCGAAGAACGTCCCGTCTCAG GAGAAGAGGAAGATGCCCCCCCTGCCGAATGGCTTGGTGGGGGCCTCGGAGGCAGAGAAGGAGGTGGAGCATCATACAGGGCCGGAGCTCCAGCGGACAGGACG GGTCTTCGGCGGCCTGGTGAGGGATGTGAAGCGAAAGACCCCCTTCTATTGGAGCGACCTGCGCGATGCGCTGAGCCTCCAGTGCTTGGCCTCCATCCTCTTCCTCTACTGCGCTTGCATGTCGCCCGTCATCACCTTCGGCGGCCTGCTGGGCGAGGCCACCAAGGGCAACATC AGTGCCATCGAGTCCCTGTTTGGCGCCTCTCTGACAGGTGTCGCCTACTCCCTGTTTGCGGGACAGCCTCTCACTATCCTGGGCAGCACTGGGCCCGTCCTGGTCTTTGAGAAGATCCTCTTCAAGTTCTGCAA GGACTACGGCCTCTCCTACCTGCCCCTGCGCACCAGCATAGGCCTGTGGACGGCCTTCCTGTGCCTGCTTCTGGTTGCCACGGACGCCAGCTCGCTGGTCTGCTACATCACCCGCTTCACGGAGGAAGCCTTCGCCGCTCTCATCTGCATCATCTTCATCTACGAGGCGCTGGAGAAGCTCTTCCAGCTGGGTGAGATCTACCCCGTCAACATGCACAGCCACCTGGACAACCTGACCTTCTACAC GTGCACGTGTTCTCCACCTGTCAATGCCACTGCTGAGGCTGTGCAGCGCTGGAATCAGTCTGGCTTCACGACAGAATCCGTTCCCTGGAGCGATCTGGACGTGACA acatgtaagGAGTTTGACGGCGTGTTTGTCGGCCTGGCCTGTGGACACCATGGACCCTACATCCCAGATGTGCTCTTCTGGTCTGTCATCCTCTTCTTTACCACGTTCTTCCTCTCCGCCTTCCTCAAGCAGTTCAAGACCAAGCGCTACTTCCCCACAAGG GTTCGCTCCACCATCAGTGACTTTGCAGTGTTCATCACCATCATGATAATGGTCCTGCTTGACTACCTTGTGGGCATCCCTTCTCCCAAGCTGCGTGTCCCCGACCGATTTGAG CCCACCTCCAGCAACCGAGGCTGGCTCATCTCCCCGCTGGGGGACAACCCGTGGTGGACGCTGCTGGCGGCTTCCATCCCGGCCCTGCTCTGCACCATCCTCATCTTCATGGACCAGCAGATCACGGCAGTCATAATCAACCGGAAGGAGCACCGGCTCAAG AAGGGCTGCGGGTATCACCTGGATCTGCTGGTGGTGGCAGTGATGCTGGGCGTGTGCTCCATCATGGGCCTGCCGTGGTTCGTGGCCGCCACCGTGCTCTCCATCTCGCACGTCAACAGCCTGAAGCTGGAATCGGGCTGCTCGGCCCCCGGGGAGCAGCCCAAGTTCCTGGGCATCCGCGAGCAGAGGGTCACCGGCTTCATGATCTTCTTCCTCATGGGCCTGTCAGTCTTCATGACCTCTGTGCTCAAG tttatCCCTATGCCTGTTCTCTATGGGGTCTTTCTGTATATGGGGGTGTCATCGCTGAAGGGTATCCAG TTTTTCGACCGGATAAAACTGTTCGGCATGCCGGCGAAGCACCAGCCCGACCTGATCTACCTACGCTACGTGCCGTTATGGAAGGTGCACCTCTTCACCATCATCCAGCTCACCTGCCTCATTCTGCTCTGGGTCATCAAGGTGTCTTCGGCCGCCGTCGTCTTCCCCATGATG GTGCTTGCGCTGGTGTTTGTCCGGAAGCTCTTGGACTTCACCTGCTTCAGCAAGCGGGACCTCAGCTGGCTGGACGACCTCATGCCCGAGaacaagaagaagaaggaggacgacaagaagaagaagaagaaggaggaggaggaagaggaggag GAGTCGGAGCCCATGCTGGAAACAGACGAGCTCGACTCAGCCAGAATCCGCTTCGGGGAGCAGGATGTGCTTAAGCTCCCAGCCAAATCTCTCAAAGACAG CTCTGATCCTTCCGTCGTAAACATTTCTGACGAAATGGCCAAAAGCGGCGTGTGGAGAGCTGTTTCCTTTTCGACTGACAGTGCCAAAGGTCTGAAGCCTAGTGCAAG